ttgctgtatatatgcatgtttggattataattaataattttgcaaGTTTTATTTAAGTCTGTTACTGTGTGaaggttttaaaaacattcagggaTCAGAAATTTCACCGTTTGGAACTTTCACAAATGactaatgattaattttattcaattgtttataaaacgaaggCTATGCGGtattattttacatgtgatttttcaattactgtatacctgaatacagttcaactactctaaaaaataaaatgctgtttatttaatttatatcgTTTACTTTATTGTAttgatctatgcttgtagataCATACGCACTCacctattgcaatatatatcgcacaataaaaaataccgcaatgttacatttttccaatatcgtgcagccctacctaACATAGTCATGTTGAGTCCTGCACTCAATAAGAGAATGAGCTCCCTGCAGGAACAGATGGAAATCAAGATGGCAGAGCTTTActtttctgtgatggaagtattctcactATTTTTGATGCATGTAAGAAAAGAAAATGGGGATTTTAGTCTTAATGCACAGTGATTTTACgtaactaataagacaaaaaggaaagcaaatgtaattcaaaagtaatGTAAAGACTGTGCCCTAATCCATTTGAAGGGATGAAGGGTGTAGGGGGTTGTCATCCAGtctaaaatatacatattatgcATTTGAAATCATACCAAGGaggataaaaaaaatctactgaAATCTGATTTAACATCTTTGAGTATCTTAAGGTTTGTTCtgtttattatgtgtgtattagtgaatttaaatgcattataaagAGAGTGGGAATGGAAGCttgtaaatatattgtttcagtatCGTCACTGCAAcgtgcaaatctgcaatagtcacatcacagtcATGTAgatattaatgtttaatatttaatatcatgTAGATATTAATAGATGATCAGGTGGCAGTTTAGAATGCATGGCATTTGTAGATTAATTGTCAATTAATTGTTAGACTAAAAGTTTACCCGTTGTGGAATTACTACATTTTATAATTcacatgtgtatttttttctgttaaacatatgGAGTTCAAAGCATTCAGGGtcatttaaaataacttgttaaaTGTGGAGCTTAAAGAAGACTGTGAGgtgtcattttacatttgatttttcaatATTTGCATCCGATTAAGACCTCCTTAAAAATATAGAACCCATTTTTTCctcatttgtttcttttatttaatctagtttatatttaatatttaactagattaTACACTCGAAAACATGCTAGGATGCTTTACCCCAACACTGGGTCAAACTTGGATAaaaccaatgttgggttacaacaacccatcatttttatccaatattaataacatgcagatacacttttttttttttacatcagaacTAAGGGTTTGCTTTTGCTTTGTTGGAGCTTTTGCATAACTTACATTCTCTATAGACCCAGAGTCATGGacacaaatgtaatattttaacttATAGTTAAACTTATGATCCATTGTGTAACTTATAGTTAacttatattttttatagtataaAAAATCCAAATGTCTTTAATAAACGCTACAAAATAAGCCTTAACGGTTATTCATCGAATCCAACCTGTTCTTATGTACTTTCAATACAGATTAAACATCATTAATTGTGCATTAAATGACTGCAttatactgtaatgtaacttgTAACTGTGTATGTAGGTTAATGTTGTCGTTTTTAATGTTGAATTGCAGCCTGCACTTGTGTGCTtttaatgctgtaaaaaaaagctaaacaaaactgTCTGACTGAAAAGAACCTGTTGTGCTGAAATGACATTTTATGAACCATAATGTTACTCTACAACCAATAATTAGGTATCAACAATTAAACACCAACCTGTTTGCTTCTCAGTATCTTCATGATTCATTCTGGATGGTTCTGGATCACTCAGGTCATCGATCTCCTGTTTAATAAATGCCATCTTTATCATAGTTTGTCAGATTTCTGATGCTACTCCTAGAGATTCTCGTTAATGTAGGCGTGGCTCATGTCAGGAGGCGGGGCTTGTTGTTGTAGTGGGCAGAGACTTTCTGCTAAGCATCAGGTATGGATCTTCTATATGCACCATCATGTATTTCCAGATTTGTGTGAgaatcacatgatctgttaaacaataaaatctgttaatatatatatatatatatggtgtcatgatacataaatcacaaaaaaaaaatgcaacaattTACACAGTGAATAGTGACAATATGGTTTGATGACAACTGACCCTAGacaaaagatttatattttagcattatttttaaAGCAGTAGCAAATATTTGAATCCAATTGGGTCacactgtttaataataataataataataataataaaaaaactgtaatattttattcgatgaaatgcaatatttaaaaaaatattaagtgcaTGTTATCATGcagttaatgcagtgtttcccaaccctgttcctgaaggcacaccaacagtacacattttcaacctctccctaatcaaacacacctgaatcaacttatcataacatcagaagagactccaacacctgaagttaatgggtcagaaaagggagacatctaaaatatgtactgttggtgtgcctccaggaacagggttgagaaacactgagttaatgcttttaattatgtattttcagtttagtaaaatatatttcaagattatttctattcatttatcACAAATCAATAACTTTCCATACCTCAACATTTTTCTCTAggtaaagataataataataaaaaaataaataaaaataaatatatatatatatatatatatatatatatatatatatatatatatatatatatatatatatatatatatatatatgtgtgtgtgtgtgtgtgtgtgtgtgtgtgtgtgtgtgtgtatatatatatatatatatatatatatatatatatatatatatatatatatatatatcgctaatgactttaaaacaacattagcactatttatttgactgtgaacaatgtactttgatcagatgatttccctatttataattagcaaagatttatttattttaagttatattaagttaactttagaTGAggggaaagtcagaatgtgcgaatataaaagcaactttacctcGTTGTTACAGTATAGTATCATGAGCATCATTTATCAAACCGACTGAAATTAGTGTcattactaaattattttaacgctaattaatattaaaacacctCACCTCTCAAAACGGCTTAAGTCAAACTCAGTAAATCCCAACACAGAGACTGAAAACATGTTATAAACAACGAAACAAAATAGTAAACAATCAACCGTTCCTCGTTATCTTCTTCTGACACATTATTGTGGGTGACAAACCAACTTCAGGTGTACTACCGCCACCTACAGGACCACAATGGACAGACAATGCGTTTATAGTCAGAAAAACGTAAGAGAAACGATATTAATTTTGCTATTATTTAGTACTATattcaaaatcatattttttaattCCAACATTTAAAAGCAGTTAATtatatgtgtttgtattttgttCTGTCCTTTGTCCAATGGcgcccccagaaaattttctgaggggtggccagaagaggccgcACCAAATCTTAAGGatggcacacaaaaaaaataatgaattcagtgtaatgttatatttttgtttctggtaaatgaaataatatggtttttattcatgtaattaattgctcttgaaatattgcagggcaacgcagtggcacagtaggtagtgctgtcacttcacagcaagaaggtcgctggtttgagcctcggctgggtcagttggcgtttctgtgtggagtttgcatgttctccttacgtgggtttcctccgggtgctctggtttcccccacagtccaaagacatgtggtacaggtgaattgggtaggctgaattgtccgtagtgaatgagtgtgtatggatatttcccagagatgggttgcagctggaagggcagacCTGTGTTGTGGGtgatgcattacaagtaacacggGTTACCTAATAACATTACTAGActtaacgagtaaagtaacacattactttagaAAATAAGGTATAATATGTGAGTATATTGATTATTTTAGTGTAATTAATtgtcttttaaaataaattgctgaattaaaatgaaagtagTCAGAATGgatcacgcagtcaatgagaaAATGGGTTGAATATTTTGAAAGCATCAAAAAAAGGAAAAGTGGATTATAGTcttaatggacagtgattttacttaggACAAGTAGTACAAAAGCAGCAAACACATTAGTTTATCTGTATAGTTACAATAATCTGTATTtacggcatgtagagctctggggtcaggaagttctcagataacattatcctaaaatagaattttttgatgttctttaaagggcacctatggtgaaaaatctacttttcaagctgtttggacagacatatgtgcatgtatggtgtatagaccgtcatattggggtgaaataaacacacccagtgctttttttttttcaaatttaacaacataaaaacggtggaccaattggagtggttttcagatcgaccgctactttacgtaggagtgtggtccccccgcccaccaatattgattgacagctgcgtgcattaacatgtcccggtagtcacctgtataatcatatcaacaagacaggacgagcgcaaaacagccgggaataaaagatctgttcagttcgctaggatcatcaatcatcatcaaacgtgatcaagagtgagtttcacaagtttaacatgttttaaaacaaagcgggtgtgtaatgaattacagccatttagcttagctttacttcatcagcacagccgcgtgtcagaacaattataaaagaagacgcttcaatcccgctttgtggacgttaaatcaggtttattttgtacattaacataacagatatccatacagcagtggagattaacctggatcctgtcacatttgcgtgcaaaaagagtgcaaagctaaacgggcgctctgtctgtctgtgtgtgtgtgtgtgtgtgtatactttgtgtgaccctgccatgcaactgcacaataaatactaattggtaaagttcttactgtagtatttctcacaaacgctacgtgagatctgcttcctttaagtctgtctgttgtctgacggaGGGATGAgattaaggcacgtagaaacggtgcgcaggaaggactagccttaaaggagtagtacaccaaaaccgccacccaatgaaaaaatgtataaatagtaatttaataaaaggtataataaaaaatctgatgggtgttttgagctgaaactttacacacactttctggagacacaaaagacttatattaaacctgaaaaaagggctaacctaggtgccctttaaaggtaaATTATGTATTGTTAATTGAGAACTTCTCtattcaaaaagaaagaaaaaaaaaacaagttcagacAGAGattaagcctcagccaggtaattaaaaattaacacaaaagtaactcaaaagtaatataacgcattacttactataaaaagtacctaagtaatgcaactagtttcTTTTTTGGGAAGTAACTCAAGATTGTAATGTATAGTAACTTACCCAAACACtggtggagacccctgataaatcagagactaagccaaaggaaaattaatattaGGTATTTGACAGCATTTAAAATCATTAAGTTATAATGTACAACATATTAAAAGTACAAGCGGTTGAGTTGAGATCTACTGACACATAAACCAGCCTGACTAATGATGAaaactattcaattcatctttatatcTGTAgcgcagggatgtcaaactcaattcctggagggccgcagccctgcacagtttagttccagccctgcttcaacacacttacctgtataggtttcaaacaagactgaaagacttaattagtttgaccagctgtgtttaattagggttggaactaaactgtgcagggctgcagccctccaggaattgtgtTTGACCTCTCTGCTgtagcgcttctacaatgtagatcaggggtgggcaaactcgatcctggagggccagtgtcctgcacagtttagctccaacactaatcaaacacacctgcacatGCTAATCGGTGTCTTCAAGATGACTAGAAATCTATAAACAGGGGTgtgtgattagagttggagctaaactgtgcaggacaccggccctccaggactgagtttgcccactcctgatgtagattgtgtcaacgcagcataacatagaagattatagtcaaTTGAAAcagcgtcagtccagttttcagagttgaagttcagtttagtgtggtttaattttcacttctgaaagtccaaacactgaagagcaaatctatcaatGCACAACTAGTCACCAAGTACTAGAAACAATGCAAATCACCATTTTTAAAGgcacgtttccactgagtggtacggttcggtttggtttggtacgcttttatggccgtttccactgtcaaaaagcgtaccgaaccgtaccgtaccactttttcggcaccctttcgaaagggtaccaaacacgagaaagggtaccaaaaggcagagccacacgcgcagctgaacgctattggtttacagagatacgtcattcgcttacgcaacaagccagaatgaaaacaaaaaacccgccatgtttgaaaaacacagcgagagattttagcagaattataaatacatataataacgagccatggtcgatctgggctcaaacaaaccttgtcgtcatcttgatgaacagccacaaagccaagaagaagagcagatttaccctgtgccccgtagttttttacgagccagtctgaggcgcgagcggtttcgctttcttgctagcgctcgcgcgcgtctaacattatatctgaaataacaaacttcttgagctgatgataataacctgcgcttgattattgacgtgcttttgaaacccgatcctgtcagacactaacaaacgagagtgaagcgcaaagaaacaaaggagaagccggaaaaaaggagcacattattattcagcaaacatgaacaaaatgccatgtataactaacttattatcttcaccttttggactaatatgaaccgggaatgacggaattactgtctaacagaggctacatgtgctgctgaagattacagacacagataagaggttttcactgactgtgggccatattttgtgttgttttgaacctaaatactgacgaaatgtcagctgtgtgtagttcttctgtagttggtatcatatcggagactgtaaggggctgtatgtgtttatatatgttcatttatttagttatttaatataattacagacgttacagtaggctgtttcgcactgtcattgatctgcagttataatcaaatcatgttcattaaaaagttagtaataaacatttctacacaagtatttatgtgtgtgaagcatctgttttgagagaagtgcttctcatatgatatgtaagtgacccgtacagctttattgtagacatttcctccagcgagaatgacgtcgactgaaactttctgtcatacaccacgcccaccaaaagggtacccttgttagtggaaacgcaagcctgataaaggtgacccgtaccaaaccgaaccgtaccgtaccgtaccagtcagtggaaacgagccatttaaTGAAAGCCTTATCTTCCGTGCATGTATTTACCAATGTAAGTTGTTTAATCTCACAAATAATTAACATGAATGTATTTTTCAGGTAGCTGTTCCTCACTATGAAGACTTCTGATgttttttcatgtgattttcaaGGCTGTTTAAACGTATAAAACCCTTCTGACATGGAGGACAGTAATACGgcctctctccggtgtgaattagCTCGTGTGTTTTCAAGTTTGAAGAGTGAGTGAAACTCTTCTCACAGTACGAGCACTTGtagggtttttctccagtgtgagtcctttGGTGTTTTTTCAGATGATCAGCTCTAGTAAAGCTCTTcccacactccaaacacacaTGATCTCTCTCgtcagtgtgtgttttctggtgCCGTTTACAATCATCAGGACGCGAAAATCGATTTTCACAGAACGCACACGCATAAACCTTCTCGTGCGTGTGAATTCGCATGTGTTGTTTTAGACCTGATGCTCTTTTAAAGTCGTGACCACACTGAGTACAGGTGAACGGCTTTTCTCCGGTGTGAATATGCAGATGATAAGTGAGGTAAGTCTTATATCTGAAACTCTCTCCGCATTGAGGACAGTGATACGGCTTTTCTCCGGTGTGAATTCGCTCGTGTACTCTCATTGTTATCGCCTGAGTGAAACTCTTCTCACAATAGGAGCACTTGTATGGTTTTTCTCCATTGTGGATCATTCGGTGACGTTTCAGGTTGTCAGCTGTAGtgaagctcttcccacactcCAAACACAAGCAGTCGGTTTTTTCTTTATCGGTTTTCTTCTGCTGTTTACTCTTTTCCATCAGTCCTCCACTTTTTCCACACAGCTCTCTGTCTCTTATGCTCAGAGTTTTGAAGTCTTCCTCTTCCTCATTCAGGCTGGCTCTGTGCTCGTTCTTTTCCTTGGGATCTAAAATATAGAATCAGATCAATCAGTTCATTGTGAAAGTATATTATGGCTTTGGGTTTTTTAAGTCATGTTTCTTCTCTAAATGCAATCTTGTCTTTTACATGTGATTTggaacattttaagatcaatatatGGACACTAACCTGTTTGTTCAGTAACCTCAGCATCTTCATGATTTATTCTGGATGGTTCTGGATCCGTCAGGTCATCAATCTCCACTTTAACAAACTCAAACTCCACCATTATGTCAGATTTCAGCTGCTACTCTTGGAGTTTGTGGAAGGATCGCAAGATCTGCTACAGTAAATACAAATAGCAGTTAGTGAATTTATACCAAATCAgtgttattacacataatttaatgtacagttgaagtcaaaattattcgccctcctgtgaatttctttttcaaatatttgccaaatgatgtttaacagagcaaggtttttttccacagtatttcctatgctttttcttctggagaaagtcttacttgttttatttcagctagaatataagcagcttttatttaaaacattaaaggtcaatataagcaaatatttttttaaattgtctacagtaggactgcacaatatatagtttcagcatcgacgCATCTGCAATGTTTgtatcgcaagatatgcaatgttgagtctgaaataTAGTTGACCGGGAGCTACAGAACACATCTGATTTGTaaagtcactgctaagtttaaccataataagcttcagaacgcagcagcacgagtggtctttgatgaacccaaaagagcacatgtcactccgctactcacccgtttgcactggctgccagttgctgcccgcatcaaattcaaagctctgatgtttgcttacaaagcgacctctggctttgctccttcttatctgctctcacttttgcagatgtatgtgccctccagaaacttgcgttctgtgaatgaacgtcgcctcgtggttccatccctaagagggaagaaatcactttcctgaactctcacattcaatctacaaatatgtaaataaattttacactactaatgctttgcttcttagactttacacacctgaaacttgcctacagcacttgttcactgctgctcttatagttgtgtaaattgcttccttttcctcatttgtaaatcgctttggataaaagcatctactaaatgactaaatgtaaatgtaaatgtgtatctttccatgtgtttttaaggcctgtaacAAATAGTTTTgaacatttgggcacaaaaaagtCTGATGTTTGGAGGtataacaaagattaattgtattcatAACAATTATTCATACATGAATAATGCAAAAAATGGTTTTCCTAAAACTCTGTCTTGTTTATAGCCCAAATACCtacatttgaaaatgaaaataagatcATTTtacttactccattggcagataattttgcttgctTTACGGAAAAACTAATTTTGACATTCCTTCTGAAGGTAAAACCAAAGGatattttacttgatctaagaattttagATATTTCGACTAGAAATGAGACTAAGCAAAGTAAGGagagcatttttttgcattgtgataatTTAATTCCTGTACCAGAATATTGTTAGACTCCAattagagctattcaagtcatcttgtgtaactgtattcatattgcaatatttatcatagaaaataaaatatctcaaaatcacatttttatcaccaatatcgtgcaggcctagtctacagaacaaacaactttTATAtgttgacttgcctaattaattcatacacatttttacaaaaaaataaaaaattgcaagacttttccaggacttttaagtcaattttcatgacctcATGTTTCATAAAGTCTACATATATATGTGGTAAATCATTAGaaacttttaaattaattacagcacaTCATAAACCATGCaatagtttcaatttatttttatatctatgtaaagtagatgatgcttacacagcactaataatgtgagagcacgTTTTGGCCTAGAAAAGAAAAGAAGCaaaaacaactaacctccattcCAATGTACAGATATTTGCCAGACTAATTTTAGAtaatgttaatagtttgttaaactagtaatagtaggttaaactatttaattataaagctgcgatcacactgcacttttcgctccatagacttccattcataggcatgcgaatgcggcagaccagaaacgcaagcaagtttcacatttcactgcattcgaaagttcaagcttggtgaattcttacctgcgaaatcacatcaggttattgcgtgagaccaatagaagataatttaaaatatggagcagtCGCTCACTTTTATTAACGTATAATTTAACCCTGTCCCTTTTcacagcgctgtacgacagaattttgcaaatacaagctctagtgtgaccgcagcttaagtcactttggacaaaaatgtctgctaaatgactaaatgtaaatgtaatttccatgacttttccaaaaacCTTGTTGGATTTtcagtttttccaaaacttttccaggcctggaaataGCCATGTCAAAATTCTGAGTTTTACATGACCGTatgttaacctagttaagcctttaaatgtcattttaggcTGAATATTAATAGGctatcttgaaatatatctagtcaaatattatgtgctgtcatcatgacaaagataaacaaaatcagttattagaaatgagttattaaaactattatgattagaaatgtgctgaaaaaaaatctgttaaacagaaattgtgtaaaaaaaataattctgactttaactgtatgtaaaaCTAATATAAGTATAAATATCTATGAGATTTATAAGTATAactacagatatttttacaacGCTGTATATTAATGAAATTCAGCTATATTATTGTATACCTCACCTACAACCTGCTTCATATCAAGCGTAATACATCACATACAACTGACAGCATCCAAAGAAAATGTCTTTCATATAAACGCTCATTTTGTATCACATTTTTGATGTTGCAAACGTCCTTATTAACGTTATGATAAATAAAATTGCAGATATCATATAGAGAAGTTCAaggttatataaattaataaatgcattaaaccGCACATCTCAAACGGCTACATGTCAAACACTTTAAATCAATAACTTAGTTAATATACAAACTAATAATATGGGACATTCTTGAAAAATGTCATCCAAACGTTTAGAGTCATAATTAAAAGGATTAATACGAGAATTTGTCAAACCTCCATGCCTCTCGCTGCTCTCTTCTTCGCATTCTCCGTTCGTTTTGTTTAGCAAACTAGCATCTTTAGCGAaactgccatctagtggttttAAAAATAGAAAGACGAACTAACCCAGTGACAATACCACATCCTTACAAATGTAGTGTATTACTGTCTCTGTTCTCAGTAGATTGTGCTACCAGAATTTCTTCTAATTTTCCTCAAGATGTGTTTCATTAGCATAGCTTAGTAATGAGGCTATCTATATCTAACAGTTTTCACCTTTTCTTAATCTCTGAGATCTTCTGTAAATTAACACATATTGAGCTTGTTTTATTGGTGTAAACTGCTTTACAAACTGAAATATCTGACCATTTTCTCCCTGTCCTTttatatccctgctgaaaaaaacagcttaaaccagcctagggtgGTTAGCTGGTTtagttggttgaccagcctggttttagaggggttttggccatttccaggctggtttcccagtcatttccagcctggtcttagctagtcatGCTGGGAGATGTAATGATGTTTTTTCCCGCCTCCATGAGCTCTGACCAGTGAGGTGTTGTCTTTGGTTCGGGCTGTGATGTTAACCTAGTCACACGAGCTTCCTTCCTCatgtttttatcacttttatatatatcatattataaaaATGCATATGAAGTACAAAGTTAAAGTTTTCTTTGGCATGTTTAAATAAGTTTTGTCTGTGTTATATTAAAATAACTGTATCTTATAGTTATTTGTTCTTGTCCCAAATATGCTGTTCTTTAGAAATCCTtcaagtttctggcttttatatggagtgaAGTTTGTGTgcggcgacacggtggctcagtggttagcactgttgcctcacagcaagaaggttactggttcaagccttggctggatcagttgtcatttctgtgtggagtttgcatgttctccgcatgttgccgtgggtttcctctgggtgttccggtttcccccacagtccaaacacatacgctttAGGGGCTTTCCCAGCATTTAGaggggccccagagacattatcaaatGCTTGAACCAATTCCCCCCCGTCCAACCCCCacctccccgctcttcactttcagccgcgataccaatACCCAACAACTTACCCCCTCAATATCATCTTGTCATAGGgcccagcctggtcaagaaggctcatcagtgcatattcttcttgaggcaacttaagaagaaccagctttcatcagccatcctggtgaacttctaccgctgcacaatagaaagcatcctgaccaactgcgtcacagtctggtatggaagctgctctgttgttgagcgtaaggcactgcagcgggtggtgaaaactgcccaacgcatcacagggactacactgccagccattgaggacatccaaaagaaacactgtctgcgcc
This genomic interval from Danio aesculapii chromosome 15, fDanAes4.1, whole genome shotgun sequence contains the following:
- the LOC130241410 gene encoding zinc finger protein 239-like; its protein translation is MVEFEFVKVEIDDLTDPEPSRINHEDAEVTEQTDPKEKNEHRASLNEEEEDFKTLSIRDRELCGKSGGLMEKSKQQKKTDKEKTDCLCLECGKSFTTADNLKRHRMIHNGEKPYKCSYCEKSFTQAITMRVHERIHTGEKPYHCPQCGESFRYKTYLTYHLHIHTGEKPFTCTQCGHDFKRASGLKQHMRIHTHEKVYACAFCENRFSRPDDCKRHQKTHTDERDHVCLECGKSFTRADHLKKHQRTHTGEKPYKCSYCEKSFTHSSNLKTHELIHTGERPYYCPPCQKGFIRLNSLENHMKKHQKSS